The stretch of DNA GCGCCAAGATGGTGACCGCGGTGGCTACGGCGCAGGTGCCCAAGTTCACGGTGATCATCGGCGGCTCGTTCGGTGCCGGCAACTACGGCATGTGCGGGCGCGCGTATTCGCCGCGCTTTTTGTGGATGTGGCCGAACGCGCGCATCTCGGTGATGGGCGGCGAGCAGGCCGCGAGCGTGCTGGCGACGGTGCGCCGCGATGGCATCGAAGCGAAGGGCGGCCAGTGGAGCGCGCAGGAGGAAGACGCCTTCAAGCAGCCGATCCGCGACCAGTACGAGCACCAGGGGCACCCGTACTACGCCAGCGCGCGACTGTGGGACGACGGCGTGATCGATCCCGCGCAGACGCGCACGGTGCTGGGGCTGGGCCTGTCGGCCAGCCTCAATGCGCCGATCGACGAGATGAAGTTCGGCGTGTTCCGCATGTAATCGTGGCATGCCACAACGACTAGGAAGCTCAATGTTCAACAAGATCCTGATCGCCAACCGCGGAGAAATCGCCTGCCGCGTGGCCGCCACCTGCCGCCGGCTGGGCATCCGCACCGTCGCGGTGTATTCCGATGCCGATGCCGACGCGCGCCACGTCGCCTTCTGCGACGAGGCCGTGCATATCGGCGGCGCCGCCGCGCGCGACAGCTACCTGCGCGCCGACCACATCATCGAGATGGCGAAGGAGACCGGCGCCCAGGCCATCCACCCGGGCTACGGCTTCCTGTCCGAGAACGAAGCCTTCGCCGAGGCCTGCGCCGCGGCGGGGCTGGTCTTCATCGGCCCGCCGGCCTCTGCCATCCATGCGATGGGCAGCAAGAGCGCGGCCAAGCAGCTGATGGAGAAGGCGGCGGTGCCGCTGGTGCCGGGCTACCACGGCGAGGACCAGGACCCGGCGCTGCTGCGCCGCGAGGCCGACCGCATCGGCTACCCGGTGCTGCTCAAGGCCAGCGCGGGCGGCGGCGGCAAGGGCATGCGCGTGGTCGAGTCCGGCGACGGCTTCGAGGCCGCGCTGGCGTCGGTCAAGCGCGAGGCCAGCGCCAGCTTCGGCGACGACAAGGTGCTGGTGGAGAAGTACCTGACCCGTCCGCGCCATATCGAGATCCAGGTGTTTGCCGATACCCACGGCAACTGCGTCTACCTGTTCGAGCGCGACTGCTCGGTGCAGCGCCGCCACCAGAAGGTGCTGGAGGAAGCGCCGGCGCCCGGCATGACCGAGGAGCGCCGCCGCGCCATGGGCGAGGCGGCGGTGGCCGCGGCCAAGGCGGTTGGCTACGTCGGCGCCGGCACGGTGGAGTTCATCGCCGATTATTCCAACGGCGAGGACGGCTCGTTCTACTTCATGGAGATGAACACCCGCCTGCAGGTCGAACACCCGGTGACCGAGATGATCACCGGCCAGGACCTGGTCGAATGGCAGCTGCGCGTCGCCGCCGGTGAGCCGCTGCCGCTGGCGCAGGAGCAACTGCGCATCGACGGCCATGCGCTGGAAGCACGCATCTACGCCGAGAATCCCGACAAGCAGTTCCTGCCGTCCACCGGCACGCTGCGCTTCCTGCGCACGCCGCCGGCGGTGCAGTTCATGCGTGGCGANCGAACACCCGGTGACCGAGATGATCACCGGCCAGGACCTGGTCGAATGGCAGCTGCGCGTCGCCGCCGGTGAGCCGCTGCCGCTGACGCAGGAGCAACTGCGCATCGACGGCCATGCGCTGGAAGCACGCATCTACGCCGAGAATCCCGACAAGCAGTTCCTGCCGTCCACCGGCACGCTGCGCTTCCTGCGCACGCCGCCGGCGGTGCAGTTCATGCGTGGCGAGGATGCCCACGGCCCGGCCGGCGTGCGCATCGACGCCGGCGTGCGCGAGGGCGACACCATCAGCCCGTTCTACGACCCGATGATCGCCAAGCTGATCGTCTGGGGCAAGGACCGCGACGAGGCGCTGGCGCGCATGCGCCAGGCGCTGGCGGCCTATCACGTGGTCGGTCTGTCGACCAACGTGGCGTTCCTGCAGCGGCTGGTCAAGTCGGAGGCGTTCCGCACCGCCGATCTCGACACCGGCCTGATCGCGCGCAACGAGGCGGTCCTGTTCCCGCCGCCCGCGCCGGTCGGCATGGAGCTGATCGCGCTGGCGGTGGCCGCGCTGCTGGCGCGCGAAAACCAGCAGCGCCGCATCGACGCCGCCGACCAGCACTCGCCGTGGACCCACGCCGGCGCGTGGCGGCTGAACGGCGGCGTGTCGCGCAGGCTGCGTTTCGGCTATGGCGAGCAGGTGCTCGACGTGAAGCTGGACAGCAATGCGCGTGGCAGCACCCTGATCTACGCCGACCAGGCCGCGCCCTTTGCCTATACCTGCCAGGCCGACGATATCCGCGTCAACCTCGGCACGCGGCGCGCGCACGGGCAGGTTCACCTGGATGGCGACGAATTCCACGTCTTCCATGGCGGCCGCCACGCCACGCTGGCCTGGCTCGATCCGCTCGCCCATGCCGGCGAGGCCGAAGGCGAGGGCGGCAAGCTGACCGCGCCGATGCCGGGCAAGGTCATCGCAGTGATGGTCGAGGCCGGCAACGCGGTCGCGCGCGGCGCGCCGCTGCTGGTGATGGAGGCGATGAAGATGGAGCACACCATCTGCGCCCCCGCCGACGGTGTCGTCAGCGAAGTGCTCTACGGCATCGGCGAGCAGGTTGCCGAAGGCGCGCAACTGCTCGCTTTCAGCGACTGACGGCGCCGGGTCGGTGCTATCCTGCTGCCTCGAATCCATTGGGCCGAGGCCGGGAGGACGGTATGACCATGACGCTTTACTACAACCCCCAGAGCCGCGCGTCGGTGGCGCGCTGGATGCTGGAGGAGGTTGGCGCCGACTACGCGTTGCAGCACCTCGATATCGCCAAGGGGGAAAGCCGGGCGCCGGCTTTCCTGGCGATCAATCCGATGGGCAAGATTCCCACGCTGGTGCTGGATGACGGCACCGTGCTGACCGAGAACGGCGCGATCATCGCGTGGCTCGCCGATGCCTATCCGGACGCGGGGCTGATGCCGCCGCCGGGCTCGTCCGCGCGCGGCACGGTGCTGCGGTGGCTGTTCTTCTGCGGCAGCTGCTTCGAGCCCGCGCTGACTGACCGCATGATGCGTGCCCAGGCGCCGCTGCCCAAGCAGACCGTCGGCTGGGGCGACTATGACGAAGTCATCGACGCCATCGAAAAAGCCCTGTCACCAGGTCCCTTCGTGCTCGGCGACAGCTTCAGCGCCGCCGACGTCTACCTCGGCGCGTCGCTGGCGTGGGCGGGACAGTTCGGTGCGCCCCGCATCCGCGAAAGCCGCTGCATCCAGGACTACGTCGGGCGCATCACCGCCCGCGACGCCTTCGTCCGCGCGGCCAAAGGCTAGCGAAGCCGGCGTGCTTCGGGCGCAGCATGCCATCAGGCTTCCAGTCCATGTGGCGCCGCCACGGCCTGCATTGCCCTCCGGAGTGTGAGACATTGGAGTCCCGGCCAACGGCGCCGGTCGCAACGGCACGCTGGCCCATCGCCCACCCGGCGCCGGATTCCCGGCGCCGTGTCTACAAGGAGACGCAACATGCCTGGCAAGAACACGATCTGCCTGTGGTACGACCGCGATGCGTTGGAAGCGGCGAATTTCTATGCCAAGACCTTTCCCGACAGCGCCGTCGGCGCGGTGATGCGCGCGCCGGGCGACTATCCGGACGGCAAGGAGGGCGATGTGCTGACGGTCGAGTTCACCGTCGCCGGCATCCCGTGTGTGGGCTTGAACGGGGGCCCGCACTTCAAGCACAGCGAGGCCTTCTCGTTCCAGATCGCGACCGACGACCAGGCCGAGACTGACCGGCTGTGGGATGCCATCGTCAGCAACGGCGGCCAGGAAAGCGAGTGCGGCTGGTGCAAGGACCGCTGGGGCCTGTCATGGCAGATCACGCCGCGTGCGCTGCTGGCGGCGATCACCGACCCGGACCGCGCCGCGGCCAAGCGCGCGTTCGACGCGATGATGACGATGCGCAAGATCGACATTGCCACGATCGAGGCGGCAAGGCGGGGCGCAGCGCCTGGTTGATGCAGCGCGCGGTCGACCCAGCGGGTGCGCGGCGTAGCGGTCGGCTTGCGTACGCGGGCATCGCGCGAATTTCCATTCCTGTTTCTGCAACGTGGCACTTCAGCAAGGCTTCATCCTGACCCGTCACTGGCGTGATACGCCAGACGGGACCGAAGTGGAATTCTGGCTGGCGACGGATGACGGGCCGCGCCGGCTACGGCTGGCGCTGCAGCCATCGGTTGCCTTTGTGCCGCAGGTGCAGCGCGAGCGTGCCGAGGCACTGCTGTCGCGCGAGCGCGCGGTCGAACTGCGCCCGCTGGCGCTGCGCGATTTCCAGCGCAGGCCGGTGCTGGGACTGTACTGCGCCCAGCACCGGCAGCTGATCCAGTTGGCCAGGACACTGCGCGATGCCGGCGTGGACGTGTATGAAGCCGATATCCGCCCGCCGGAGCGCTACCTGATGGAGCGCTTCATCACCGCGCCGGTGTGGTTCGACGGCGAGCCGGATGGCGCCGGCGTGCTGCGCAACGCGCAGATGAAGCCGTCGGCCGACTACCGGCCGGCGCTGCGCCTGGTGTCGCTCGATATCGAAACCAGCGCGGCGGGCGAGCTCTATTCGATCGCGCTCGAAGGCTGCGGCCAGCGCCAGGTCTACGTGCTGGGGCCGGCGCCGCAAGCGCCGGTCGACGTCGATTTCGCGCTGACCTACTGCGCCACCAGGCCCGAATTGCTGCACCGCCTGAACCAGTGGATGGCCGACCACGATCCCGATGCGATCATTGGCTGGAACCTGGTGCAGTTCGACCTGCGCGTGTTGCAGGAGCAGGCGCGCCGGTTCCAGGTGCCGCTGCGGCTGGGGCGCGGCGGCACGGAAATGGAATGGCGCGAGCACAATGCGCAGCAGCACTTCTTCGCCAGCGCGCCGGGGCGCCTGATCATCGACGGCATCGAGGCGCTGCGCTCCGCCACCTGGAGTTTTCCGTCCTTCAGCCTCGACGGGGTGGCGCAGGCGCTGCTCGGCGAAGGCAAGGCCATCGACAATCCGTACGACCGCATGGACGCGATCGACCGCATGTTCGCCCATGACAAGCCGGCACTGGCGCGCTACAACCTGCGCGACTGCGAGCTGGTGACGCGGATCTTCGAGAAGACCGAGTTGCTGCGGTTCCTGCTCGAGCGTGCCACGGTCACGGGCTTGCCGGCCGACCGCAGCGGCGGCTCGGTGGCGGCGTTCACGCACCTGTACATGCCGCTGATGCACCGCCAGGGTCTGGTCGCGCCCAACCTCGGCGAGAAAGCGCCCGAGGCCAGCCCGGGTGGCTTCGTCATGGACTCGCGCCCAGGGTTGTATGAATCCGTGCTGGTGCTGGACTACAAGAGCCTCTACCCGTCGATCATCCGCACCTTCCTGATCGATCCGGTTGGCCTGGTCGAAGGCCTGGCGCATCCGGACGACGCCGATGCGGTGCCGGGCTTCCGCGGGGCGCGCTTTTCGCGGACCAGACACTGCCTGCCGGCCATCGTGGCACGGGTGTGGCAGGGCCGCGAGGCCGCCAAGCGCGATGGCAACAAACCGCTGGCGCAGGCCCTCAAGATCATCATGAACGCGTTCTACGGCGTGCTCGGCTCCAGCGGCTGCCGCTTCTTCGATGCGCGGCTGGCATCGTCGATCACCATGCGCGGGCACGAGATCATGCGGCAGACCCGGGCGCTGATCGAGGCGCGCGGCTACGAGGTGATCTACGGCGATACCGACTCGACCTTCGTCTGGCTGCGCCGCGCCCGCACCGAAGCCGACGCCGCGCAGATCGGGCGCAGCCTGGTGGCCTACGTCAACGACTGGTGGCGCGACCATCTGTGGCAGACCTACGGGCTCGAAAGCGCGCTGGAGTTGCAGTTCGAGACGCACTTCCGGCGCTTCCTGATGCCGACCATCCGCGGCGCCGAGCTGGGCAGCAAGAAGCGCTATGCCGGCCAGGTGGAGCGTCCCGACGGCACGCGCGAGATGGTGTTCAAGGGGCTGGAGACGGTGCGCACCGACTGGTCGCCGCTGGCGCAGCGCTTCCAGCAAACGCTCTACGAAAAAGTCTTCAACCGCGAGCCGTATGCGGACTATGTGCGCGACATCGTGCGCCGCACGCTGGCCGGCGAACTCGACGAGGAACTGGTCTACCGCAAGCGGCTGCGGCGCCGGCTTGACGAGTACCAGCGCAACGTGCCGCCGCACGTGCGCGCCGCGCGCCTTGCCGACGACTTTAACGCGCGCCACGGCAGGCCACCCCAGTACCAGCGTGGCGGCTGGATCAGCTATGTGATGACCATCGCCGGGCCAGAGCCGCTCGAAGCACGCTCGGCGCCAATCGACTATGCCCACTATGTGAGCCGGCAACTGCAGCCGATCGCCGACGCGATCCTGCCTTTTCTGGACGATGAGTTCGAAACGCTGTTGTCGGGCCAGATGGCACTGTTTCCTCAGTAACCCGGCGGCGCTAATACGGCGCGCGGGAATGCGTGCTGCCTGCCCGCAAGCAGGTATCGGTATCAAGTGCTGCAACCGGCTCTTATGCTGTTTCCAAGAAAAGTGCTTGCCAGG from Cupriavidus taiwanensis encodes:
- a CDS encoding glutathione S-transferase family protein — encoded protein: MTMTLYYNPQSRASVARWMLEEVGADYALQHLDIAKGESRAPAFLAINPMGKIPTLVLDDGTVLTENGAIIAWLADAYPDAGLMPPPGSSARGTVLRWLFFCGSCFEPALTDRMMRAQAPLPKQTVGWGDYDEVIDAIEKALSPGPFVLGDSFSAADVYLGASLAWAGQFGAPRIRESRCIQDYVGRITARDAFVRAAKG
- a CDS encoding DNA polymerase II, with product MALQQGFILTRHWRDTPDGTEVEFWLATDDGPRRLRLALQPSVAFVPQVQRERAEALLSRERAVELRPLALRDFQRRPVLGLYCAQHRQLIQLARTLRDAGVDVYEADIRPPERYLMERFITAPVWFDGEPDGAGVLRNAQMKPSADYRPALRLVSLDIETSAAGELYSIALEGCGQRQVYVLGPAPQAPVDVDFALTYCATRPELLHRLNQWMADHDPDAIIGWNLVQFDLRVLQEQARRFQVPLRLGRGGTEMEWREHNAQQHFFASAPGRLIIDGIEALRSATWSFPSFSLDGVAQALLGEGKAIDNPYDRMDAIDRMFAHDKPALARYNLRDCELVTRIFEKTELLRFLLERATVTGLPADRSGGSVAAFTHLYMPLMHRQGLVAPNLGEKAPEASPGGFVMDSRPGLYESVLVLDYKSLYPSIIRTFLIDPVGLVEGLAHPDDADAVPGFRGARFSRTRHCLPAIVARVWQGREAAKRDGNKPLAQALKIIMNAFYGVLGSSGCRFFDARLASSITMRGHEIMRQTRALIEARGYEVIYGDTDSTFVWLRRARTEADAAQIGRSLVAYVNDWWRDHLWQTYGLESALELQFETHFRRFLMPTIRGAELGSKKRYAGQVERPDGTREMVFKGLETVRTDWSPLAQRFQQTLYEKVFNREPYADYVRDIVRRTLAGELDEELVYRKRLRRRLDEYQRNVPPHVRAARLADDFNARHGRPPQYQRGGWISYVMTIAGPEPLEARSAPIDYAHYVSRQLQPIADAILPFLDDEFETLLSGQMALFPQ
- a CDS encoding VOC family protein — protein: MPGKNTICLWYDRDALEAANFYAKTFPDSAVGAVMRAPGDYPDGKEGDVLTVEFTVAGIPCVGLNGGPHFKHSEAFSFQIATDDQAETDRLWDAIVSNGGQESECGWCKDRWGLSWQITPRALLAAITDPDRAAAKRAFDAMMTMRKIDIATIEAARRGAAPG